The sequence cccttcctgcaccacgattgattctgggggatttaaattcgcacggtattatgtggggttccgtttacaatgatagcagatcatctttaatacaaaacatttgtgacaattttagcatgacggtattaaatatgggtagcatgacacggatcccaagacctccggcacgcccaagtgcattagatctatctctttgctcaacatcaattcgactagattgcacctggaaaatactgcctgatttacacggtagcgatcatttaccaatcatcatctcaattagcagtagcaattgcattgctacttcagctagtattccatatgatttgacaaaaaatatcgactggattaaataccaaagtagtatctctagtattttgaattcaatggaagagctccctccacttgaagaatatgacttcctcatttgttcgattctggaggcagcagaacaatcccaaactaaacgctttcctgggccaacgactaacagaaggcctcccaacccctggtgggacaaagagtgctcagaggctaaactcgcaaaacaaaatgcttgcaagacgtttctaaaacggggaggaggaactcctcagaattttgaaagacttatggttttagaaaccaagtacaagagcatacttcgagccaaaaaatgtagctattggagacattttgtcgaaggtttgtcaagagatacctcaatgagcactcttttgaacacggccagacgaatgaggaattgtaacgtgggcaatgagagtgatgaatactcgaaccgatggatatttgactttgctaggaaagtttgcccagattctgttcctacgcagagcattatacgggaatctcctccaaataatggttttattaataacccattttcaatgatggaattttctatagcactcttgtcttgtaacaataacgctccagggttggacagaattaaattcaacttggtgaagaatctgcccaacctcgcaaaaagacgtttgttggaattgttcaacaaatttcttgagcaaaatattgttccacctgactggagacaagtgaaagttatcgccattcaaaaaccggggaaaccagcttccaatcacaactcatatagacccattgcgatgttgtcctgcatcagaaaattgttcgaaaaaattattctacgacgtctcgacacttgggtcgagacgaacggtttgttgtcagatactcagtttggcttccgtagaaataaagggacgaatgattgccttgcattactttcgtctgacatccaaattgccttcgctcaaaagcaacaaatggcatctgtatttttagacattaaaggagcatttgattcagtttccattgatgttctttcagacaagcttcaccaaaatggactcccagcggttataaataattatttgcacaaccttttgtcagagaaacacatgcatttttcacatggcgatttggcaacactcagaaatagttacatgggtctcccgcaaggctcatgcctcagtccgctcctctataatttttacgtaaatgacattgacagctgtctagtaaccccatgacaattggcagatgatggcgtggtttcagttactggacccaaagctattgatctgcataaaccattgcaagaaaccttagataacttgtccgattgggctgttcatcttggtatcgaattctctgcggagaaaacagagttagtcgtcttttcaagaaagcatgatcccgcgcagcttcagctccatatgatgggaagaatgatccaacaggttttaacttttaaatacctcggggtgtggtttgattccaaatgcaagtggggaggacacattaggtatctgataacgaaatgccaacaaagagtaaattttcttcgaacaataacaggatcttggtggggtgctcatccgcaagatctaataaaattgtatcaaacaacgatactttcagtgatggaatatggatgcgtttgttttcgttccgctgcaaactctcatattatcaaactggagcgaattcagtatcgttgtttgcgaattgctttagggtgcatgcattcgacacatacaatgagtcttgaagttctggcgggagttcttccattaaaagatcgattttgggagctttcatcacgcctgctaataagatgtgaggtgctgaatcccatggtaattaataatttcgaacgactagtcgagcttcgatctcaaacaaaattcatgacagtatattttaaccatatgtcacaggaaatcaacccttcaagatatattcctatccgtgtcagcctcctaaatgtccctgactcaactttatttttcgatacatccatgcagcgtgaagtgcgtggaatcccggatcatctacgttcgacggaaatcccaaaaatattttcaagtaagttcaggcatattgactctgagaaaatgttttacacggacggatcgcgaattgaagaagcgacagggtttggtatgttcaacaataatgtttcggcctcatttaggcttcaagaacctgcatctgtttatatagcagagctagcagcagttcattatagtttgagtgtaatcgtcacattaattccaaaccattatttcctcttcacagatagtctgagtgcaattgaagccattcgctcaaacatgactggcaagactgaaccgtttttcctgggcaaaataaaacagtgcctgaacgacatattgaacaataattatctaatcactatagtctgggtcccggctcattgctccattcctggcaatgaaagagccgatattttagccaaacgtggtgctattgagggtgaaatttatgagagaccaattgctttcaacgaattctatagctcgtctcgccaaagaacacttgccagctggcaagcttcttgggataaagatgatctgggtcggtggatgcactcaattattccgaaaatatcgacaaaggcatggttcaggggactggatgtgagcagggatttcattcgtgtgatgtccagactcatgtccaatcactacacgttagatgcacatctccttcgaattggactttccgaggctaatcattgtgcttgtggcgaaggttatcgagatattgatcatgtcgtttggacatgcgtggagtatcgtgatgtcagatctcaactaataaattctttgcgtacccaaggtagactatccaatatcccagttcgagacattcttgcttgtcgtgacctttcatacatgaaacttatttatcatttcataaagaaaactggagtttcaatttaataaaggcccctttcaagacttagttctgatcccagctgcgtccatgagttcaaccaatagctaaattagaataaaaataatgtaatgatacaaacaaactcgaaacagtttatgaaattattaacaaaatgtctgaaaataacagcttattttataatttatagaagttaatcgtttggttcaaataatatttccgagtagatttcataattaatgacgagttacctaagatgatatttaagtaagaatatgttttaataaatgcaaaacgttgtgactatgttagaattaaattaggataagaatattatgtaaaagtgatgctacggcgaagaaaaacttatgtaaactgccttaagaaataaacgtatttatgaaaaaaaaaatatcaatgtagtagtattcaatgcggtaaaatttcattttcaatcgaatataattagatgaaaatgaaatttatggccattgactgtcagcatatcccttctcattcatttgacttttactGTCATACTCAAATGAAGTTCCTAGAATTCACCGCCAattgaataatatttatttcCGTGTCACTTAAATTACACGTGAATTCAATTGGAATAAAACAAGAATAAACTTCACAAGAATGTCGCGACATTGGATAATCTTccttggatacgcaacaaatttATTGGCTGAGACCTGACATCATGATACTCTACGCATTTCCAAACGACattatcaatatcgcgataaccttcgccccGAATGAATAGTAATTATTCGATTCCATTATCCTCACATCCATAAAAGTAAATTTGTGCCTTcatgtaaaaaacctgttttaatccacctagtggtgtaatgatgcctttctcatgtacatataatattgtcgtattctattcaaaatttttctcttcgatttttgaaagaaaccaagagattgtttgtgcataaaatacagaataaaacagtgctttgatagcgtaagtcatccttaagaaaacggagTGGGTTCACAATTATatacacttccggcaccggaacccgagaaccggtataatcaaagtcggttcgtacggccaccaactaacatgacacacaaactcctcCAGtaggcactctaaattacgatttaaatgtttgttgcatccgaaaatattttaagtgacggtgtacaatattgaacacactttaccctataactccggaaccggaagtcggatccggatgaaattcaggaattccatatggaaccgtaagacctttcatttgaatctgagtttgtggaaatcggtcaaatcatcgctcagaaaagtgagtgagatccattttggtatatatgaccactatttccggtacttccggaaccggatgccgggagccaggatatccggaatcggtttgattagttgcctactgataatgactatcgatttgtgtagttttgagaccagtttaggaatttttttacgttttttgtttcgccggtttaagtgacggtgtacaatattgaacacactttaccctataactccggaaccggaagtcggatcaggaattccgtatgggaccacgagagctttcatttgaatctaagtttgtcaaaatcggttcagccatctccgagaaaaactagtgaaattatttgacacatatgcagacacacacacatacacacacacacacattgctcagctcgatgaactgagtcgaatggtatatgacacttggccaattttcactagtcggtttttcaagtgattctatatgagaatttctatatgagaaaggcaaaaaataaaaatattgtttctATAACTGCAACCTCATATTACTTGCCATACTTGGAAttatttggagattttcaaTAGATTAATTCTAGTTCgcaaaccattcatattggttcagTATTTTGTTGTCACGATTATACCTTGTTGTCGTGTTCACAAGTCATGTCAGTAAAACTTTCTGATTCTACGTacgaggttgggaatcgaaccgtgGAATCCAGCGTGAAACGCGATTATCTGAAGAAACACCCATGCCAGTGAGACACCAAAAACATTTGTCAGAGTAAAAGCGAAAAGCTGAAATTTGCATGTCACTAGTATGAAAATATTTCTGTTCAGCTCGGATCAGttgacatttttgaaaaaaaaaacttgtactgaAATCTGAAATATTCACCATTCTAGATGCCGCACTGAATGTTGAGCGAATAGAGTGTCTGAGCATTTCAACGCAGCGTAATACTTTCACTTGCTGGAACCGAATCACCGGAAAGGTATACCACAATTTCATCACCTGGAAAGACTTACGCGCCGATAAACTCGTCCACCAATGGAATAACAGTTTCAAGCTAAGGTATTCTCAGCACATTCATGGAAACCGTTTTGTCATAACATCATATCGATTTCAGAATGCTCAAGCTTGGTGCCCGGTTTCTACACTTTTTCTCTCGCAGTAAACGATTTTTGGCCGGAAGTGTCATCAAGATGATGAACCCACAAGTGACGTTACGACTCGCGTGGGTACTGCAGAACAATGCCGATTTACAGCGCGACGTGAAGAACGGTAATGTCCTGTACGGAACAATCGATTCGTGGCTACTCTATCGACTGCGGCAGGGTACCGATCAATCGCGCATTGTCGAACATGTCAGCGATGTTACGAACTGCACTTCGTCGGGGTTCTACGATCCCTTCGGGCAGGAATGGGCCGGATGGGCATTGAATTTATTCTCAATTAAGGTTTGTTGGTGTACTGATTTTGATTAGGTGGTGATGATAAATTCCGCTGCTTCCGCTGAAAACTTTACAGAAAGAGCTACTTCCGAAGGTGGTAGATAATTCCTACGATTTTGGCTATGTGGATGAATCGCTTTTCGGAAGTCCTATAAGAATTGGCGCTTCGGTAATGTTCTGAAGACTGCGCTATGTACTTCATCTGAATAAGAATTTCAGATTTCAGATCAATCCGCTTCGATGTGGGGAAATTGCTGTTTCGAGAAAGGAGACGTTAAAATAACGCTAGGAACAGGATCGTTCCTGAATGTCAACACCGGATCCACGTGTTTAGCCTCGGTTCATGGATTATATCCTCTGGTCGGCCATAAACTTACTTTCCCACACGGCACAGAACTAATCTATCTGATGGAAGGGGCTTCCAATGACAACGGATCCATCATCGAATGGGCTATGAACATAGGACTGTTCGTAGATCCCAGCGAAACGTCTGCGATGGCTCTGTCCGTCACCGATTCCGACGGTGTCTCGTTTATTCCGGCTTTCAGTGGATTAGGGGTAATTATACTAATTAGAATACTGCATCAAATTTGATCATCAATTATAGAAAAAGAATGTGCGAAAATTGCATCCAGTTTCTaactgacgaaaaatatttcttcCGACAATCGTGCACGGCATTCAATAACAttcatttttcacgttttttacaTAATACATTCCGGCATTGCATACTAATGATCATTTCGCTTTTAGCCACCGATCCGTGACGACACAGCCGGTACCGGCTTTATCGGTATTAAACCATCCACCAGGAAGGAGCACTTGGTTAGAGCCATTCTCGAAAGTCTCGCTTATCGAATTGCACTGTTGTATTCGAGTGCATTGGACGAAACACGGTTCACATTCAATCGGATTAAGGTCGATGGTGGTGTGTCCAGGAATGATTTCATTTGTCAAACGTTGGCCGACCTGACCGGGCTTCCGGTGGAGCGAGGCGAAGTAACCGACTCAACGGCACTAGGTGCCATGTTTCTGGCCGGGTTGAACGTTGGCATCTGGCGTAGCAAACAGGAACTAATCGATATTAGGAAAATCGAACGGATCTTCCAACCGAACGGAGCAAATAAAAGACACTGCATGGTAAGCATGCAATCGTGGGAACGGGCAGTGGAACGTTTCAAGCGGTGGTACATCACCGAAAAACTGAACAATCTAAACTAAGAGTGCCTTTTCGGTACAGTTGTTgctgttttatttttcgttgCAATAAAGTTATGTTTGACAatctcattttatttattttttccgaACCGAACTAATCAAATTTGTCCTTCCCTTTCAAATTGCGTAGAAGAGGTCGCGCAGGATGTGTGCAGTAGCCTTTTCCTGAATTTGAGCTTCTTATAAACGCAGTTTCACACAATGTGTGCTAATGCACTAATAAATTATTTATCAGCTGTAGGTTGCGTTTGTTTTTCTATTGGTTCGTTGAACATTTTTACGATTTTGGCTTTCAGTCAACTGTCCGAGCGTGCCGTGGGTGGTTCAATTTGCTTGAGTTTGGCTAGCAGGCAGTGTTTAATCGTAACGGATGCAACATGGAAACCACGATTAAATACGTTGCCGCTCTGAACGTCGACCAGAGGCTGGTAAAATGTTTCATCTATGCACTGTTCCGAGATACGTCGCGAATCGAGGTCGTTGGATCCGCGCTCGAGCATGTGAGTAGTGGTCATGGTGTGCAACAAGCAGTGCAACTATGCATAAACTATGAATAATACAGTGCCCTTCAAACTATCGGTaatataaaaattgaaattttcttaAATCGCGACTAAAAATTTTCAGGAGTGATTCTCAGacgaaaaaaatcatcgatcagaaaactcactgcagaaaagttctGTACGgattttttgcaaacgcgattctcattgaaactgatttcacatggaaaaaaatcagttgtgaaaagttcactagcgaacattctgctcgatgatatttaagaaaaaagttcgcgCATGTGATATGATTCTCATAGCTGATAGGAtgataagtggatcaatagtggtgatgttttcgaaatttatccggcaataccgtgctggtggagtaatatcatcaattgaAGCAGCAAGTGGTGTGATTAATAACGGTTATAATGATAACCCAAACATTAATagaaaacaatcacaaagcatgttatgcagctgataaAAAGTTTTTAGCCAATTCAGCTCAAATACCATAACAACGGCATTGTTGATTTTATCTGGAGATCGACCGTTttcaatatttatacatatttgAAAGTTTCCACAACGAAACATTCTAAATAGGATCTGAAATACATTGGCCTTTAATGGAAAGAGCCATTGTTGAATATCGCAAAAGCGGTTTTCTTCGCTGTCGCTCAAAATTAATGTTTattggccgagtgtcatataccattcgacttagttcgccgagtacgcaaaatgtctgtgtgtatgtaacaaaaatatacactcgatttttctcaaagatggctggaccaattttTAGAAActaagattctaatgaaagttCTCTTAGTCCCAGAAGTTATTATAGAATTTTTCTGATCGAACCTCCGGCTCGGGAGTAACGTGCAAAATGTGGTAAAAGTGCACCTGATTTGCTCAGAGATCGctcacccaatttttttttttcatccagatcagatttttggttccggaaatataggctGATAGGTATTTAAAAATTATGAGACGGAGAATTCgagccaaatacattcaaatagccgtgtAAATATTCAATTAGGCAGCTatgattagttgatgaccaaatacgttgacagggggaaggggggaggtttttggaatgtgacgtccaatattttcaatgagcgcatttttgaaatacctaattatattactgctttgccctatttcctgaaaaaatctccacaataaacgtttacattctatagggaaACGTGtagttgttgatgtaaaagcttcttcttgtaaatttggaaataaatgatgcaggaaatcatttctgttgtgatcaacaaaagtgcacggaggagggagtaaattagcgaaattaataaattttgcctaatatgagtaaaaaagaaaaagatgccttcaaacggtttaacttaagttatgcactgacaattttttcagtaatttgattttctagtattgataatagtatatcataagaatttctcttatctgattctgatgcagtttattcaattgtactctatttgaaaaaaggcgggagatcaacgatttcagacgtagaccaCGTCATGTCTTatattgatcatatgtgattttcccccaccaacatcaaagcttatcgaatcatccaatgattgaactcacataaatcaagaatcattttagctcaaaatcattacccattgtgtgacggaagatcagtaccgatattggtcgatatgatttaaaattcactgttcAACTGATCataaaaagattctccggcagtgatttcgttttgatttttattttctcagTCCTGTATGCTaccctaaggaaatattattctttacctaaaccaataatatatctgtgtacccctaggaggaataaaacagatgatttaaatgtttcgtcaattccaaccaaatactttagttaatttatataattgatattaataaaataattccgatgattttgtagttttagggatatttttaatctaatgacagcatgtaataaatcgatttttgcctcatatttgtatggtttgtcatacatattgagaatgtattgagatgaattttatttattttaaattcgtgacatgtgacataagggaggggtggggggtctttgcttatgtgacaatttgtgacaaagaggggatggggagtcaaaaatcgtccaaaaatgtgtgacgtcttttatgaacAGCCCCTAAGTTGATGTGGAGTTTTATCCAGATCttgcttccggttccagaaatacaaGGTTAAGAACGTAAAAATTattctgcatttggtttaaaattgtttcaatttatagattATGTTTAACGCTCGTGTAttgtttttacgaaaaacagtacacTTCCGTAAAAATCAATCGACTTTGAACAAAGCAGTACATTTAGCAGTAGGCATTTGATCTAACAAAAGTGaataaaacaaaagcaaataattatcaGATGACCTACTACTAGATACGCTACTGATTTAAAGGaatgtgcattaaatttgcattcaaaacgtaactgagcattattttacaacaaccTTCCGCCGTGATATATACATCGACATTAATTGCTATATTTTGGAGCAACGAAAGtttaataataactataagAGTAAAAATCGTATAAGAGTCTAATAATCGCCTGTTTCagctttataatagcattgtaaAAACATGTGTAACTCCGTAATCCaattttacgcgaatttataaAGCTGAATTAATGTAATGCGTCGTGGTTACTTGGGGATTTATTGCTATAAACTCAATagatttgcctttctcatatagaaaggctatgcaatcactgtgaaaaccgactcttTAACCGAAtgtcataccattcgactcagctcgacgaacttagcaaatatctgtgtgtgtgtgtgtgtgtgtgtgtgtgtgtgtgtgtgtgtgtgtgtgtgtgtgtgtgtgtgtgtgtgtgtgtgtgtgtgtgtgtgtgtgtgtgtgtgtgtgtgtgtgtgtgtgagtatatTTGTATAGGTTGCAACTGAATTTCAGCCgtatcgaacttccggttcgggagtaacggagtaaagtgtgcaaaaaaaatgaagaaaaagttcattcgattttctcagagaccgctcaaccgTTTCTCTTCATCGCTGATTCAAATTAATGGTCCTATGTTCCATAGATTGCTATTAaagttcattcggatccgacttccgtttcaggAGCTACGAGTtaatatgtgcaaaatgaactgaaaacgtttcatcgattttttcagagacaactcatccaattttcacaaacgtgggttcaaatgaaaggtcttacaactcCATATAAACGTACCAAATTTCAaccagatacgacttccggttccggaattacaaactgataggtacaaaaattttattttcagggACGTGTTTTTCTAAATGACACggtaaaattcaatcaaatacattcaaatggtcatataatttttgaattggacagatttggttagttgatgaccaaatacatggATTTcgggtataccggatcttcatttcagattccggaagtattgaaaaaatggatgaaccgattttcacaaacttatatttaaatgaaaggtcttgtagtcccatacataattcctgaatattattgggatccgacatccggttccggagttatggggtaaaatgcgcaaaaaatggaaataagcgtactattttttctcaaagatggcgtgatcgatttttacaaactaaaatttaaatgaatgttatggttatggttctatacaaaacttctgaactttatctggatccgacttccggtttcggaattatagtgtaaagtgtgttaaaaattttataacatcacttaaaggggcgaaCCAAAttacttttaaaaaaattctaaatcgacatcaaaattgctccaatcggtagtcattatcagtagacggccaaacaaaacgattccggttatttgttcaagaatcgaagaaaattattttgaagaataccacagtagtataggtggattaaaataagtttttttttattttattccccTTTTAAGGTATtttagttcaatataaactacAAAAATGCACGAATTAACGGGTGGcaacaacattttaaaagcaaaaatgttgcggtTTCGACAGTACAAtatactaaggctgtgaaccatttcgcggttaattttaacttttggttaaaatctgacacttgagtggttattttgtgtcgagtagttaaatttaactaaaactgtggcccatttcaaaatttgacggacagaAAGTTAttcgggtttattttccactggaaataatttcaactaaagaattaatattagaattttcattgcaagatttttttcagtgtcggaaaataactatcgatctgtcaaaaataaccat comes from Malaya genurostris strain Urasoe2022 chromosome 3, Malgen_1.1, whole genome shotgun sequence and encodes:
- the LOC131436296 gene encoding putative glycerol kinase 5 isoform X1, which encodes MRLQISAPGKTQEESVECRDTVPDGVKYIASLDIGTTTIKCFIYAANRDIAKLDVVGTAHEQVELVYPSPGQVEIVPGQLWDSVLRTIRNAMMDAALNVERIECLSISTQRNTFTCWNRITGKVYHNFITWKDLRADKLVHQWNNSFKLRMLKLGARFLHFFSRSKRFLAGSVIKMMNPQVTLRLAWVLQNNADLQRDVKNGNVLYGTIDSWLLYRLRQGTDQSRIVEHVSDVTNCTSSGFYDPFGQEWAGWALNLFSIKKELLPKVVDNSYDFGYVDESLFGSPIRIGASISDQSASMWGNCCFEKGDVKITLGTGSFLNVNTGSTCLASVHGLYPLVGHKLTFPHGTELIYLMEGASNDNGSIIEWAMNIGLFVDPSETSAMALSVTDSDGVSFIPAFSGLGPPIRDDTAGTGFIGIKPSTRKEHLVRAILESLAYRIALLYSSALDETRFTFNRIKVDGGVSRNDFICQTLADLTGLPVERGEVTDSTALGAMFLAGLNVGIWRSKQELIDIRKIERIFQPNGANKRHCMVSMQSWERAVERFKRWYITEKLNNLN
- the LOC131436296 gene encoding putative glycerol kinase 5 isoform X2, which translates into the protein MRLQISAPGKTQEESVECRDTVPDGVKYIASLDIGTTTIKCFIYAANRDIAKLDVVGTAHEQIVPGQLWDSVLRTIRNAMMDAALNVERIECLSISTQRNTFTCWNRITGKVYHNFITWKDLRADKLVHQWNNSFKLRMLKLGARFLHFFSRSKRFLAGSVIKMMNPQVTLRLAWVLQNNADLQRDVKNGNVLYGTIDSWLLYRLRQGTDQSRIVEHVSDVTNCTSSGFYDPFGQEWAGWALNLFSIKKELLPKVVDNSYDFGYVDESLFGSPIRIGASISDQSASMWGNCCFEKGDVKITLGTGSFLNVNTGSTCLASVHGLYPLVGHKLTFPHGTELIYLMEGASNDNGSIIEWAMNIGLFVDPSETSAMALSVTDSDGVSFIPAFSGLGPPIRDDTAGTGFIGIKPSTRKEHLVRAILESLAYRIALLYSSALDETRFTFNRIKVDGGVSRNDFICQTLADLTGLPVERGEVTDSTALGAMFLAGLNVGIWRSKQELIDIRKIERIFQPNGANKRHCMVSMQSWERAVERFKRWYITEKLNNLN